One window of Sinorhizobium numidicum genomic DNA carries:
- a CDS encoding phage tail length tape measure family protein yields the protein MVEKTDDLVISISTDLATVKRSLKRLEADISSTTGKVEKQFNDLGRGIDNSMSSALQKRIDGMVGIGTRGAKEWSGALVDQGKELERLRARYSPLFATINNYKSAVADIKRAHALGAISANEMTSAIQRERQAALASTAAIKGRNAALAASPSRAISRAGNNGFETANIAAQFQDIAVTSAMGMNPLQIALQQGTQLSSVLSTMGNGRQVITGLAAAFTSLISPVSLVTIGLVAGGAAAIQYFSAMDWGGVKSEETLKREAELVQAVVAKWGDALPALKAYNDERQRLADNKDRQAAAEIAADEQWTELRKQLGDVDTQIGDIVIRLSQLGQDTDRITSLQSAFNELTAGIDNGNATAEMAEKVQRELAAVIGDYATPELEKYLKVFEALIPAISRASAEAGKYRQEAAQAASASRGFRINSPEQDAYFDYLDEQRRKANENPTVINPDGRRVAVPIPGTKPIQLGDEPEDTKKEETAAQRAANAYRDLIKSADDRIAQLQLETELTGQYGIQTDAARFRLELLQQAEDKGRSLSAVQRAEIEKKVELYSKFSQALAQAKLQQDLLDDSVFAGMSKQEQAVKLRLRSYGLDEDLGGNNAAMIRNRFQQEELSDLTKSFLSEFSSGILTGGKSIGEAFADAVKNAAAAAMQKSLYSLFEQIGNALASALLGGGGKTGGVAAVASSAASTFAAPVGAVTRSALPAIGGSVDKAMGLLGANERTNGSSINSFLKQGGVDINAAQTAWCAAFVNSSLEQIGVKGSGSLVANSFQNWGTKIDPSQVMRGDVLLQSRGLGAGQTGGHVGFATGASRVANGGLQLEMLSGNSGNSVSKTWVNAVELQARRATEASAALAKVGGSAQQATQGLGQFGSVLANSGGGGGLSWLSMLAGSPFAGSAQLAASGGIGLFDKGGYTGTGGKYTPAGIVHKGEYVFDATAVSRIGVPTLERLRGYANGGLVAAPRAPRLNGRGLAANNNAQPGILQVQISGASGDEHIRTLVKQGVGEGLSQYNENQRRGGFGTMQSRYTSQKG from the coding sequence ATGGTTGAAAAGACAGATGATCTTGTAATTTCCATCAGCACTGACCTTGCTACGGTCAAAAGGAGCCTGAAGCGCCTTGAGGCAGACATATCTTCGACCACAGGCAAGGTCGAAAAGCAGTTCAATGATCTTGGTCGCGGTATCGACAATTCCATGTCGTCTGCGCTGCAAAAGCGCATCGACGGCATGGTCGGGATCGGCACGCGAGGCGCCAAGGAGTGGAGCGGCGCTCTGGTCGACCAGGGCAAGGAACTTGAGCGTCTTCGCGCTCGCTACTCGCCGCTGTTCGCAACGATCAACAATTACAAGTCGGCCGTTGCCGACATTAAGCGGGCTCACGCCCTCGGCGCCATCTCCGCTAATGAGATGACCTCGGCCATCCAGCGCGAGCGCCAGGCTGCACTGGCGAGCACGGCTGCCATTAAGGGGCGTAATGCGGCTCTGGCGGCTTCGCCTTCACGCGCCATTAGCCGCGCAGGTAACAACGGTTTCGAAACTGCCAACATCGCGGCACAGTTTCAGGACATCGCCGTAACTTCTGCGATGGGCATGAATCCGCTCCAGATCGCTTTGCAGCAGGGCACGCAGCTTTCGTCTGTGCTCAGCACAATGGGCAACGGGCGGCAGGTCATTACCGGCCTAGCGGCGGCATTTACGTCACTTATCAGCCCGGTTTCACTCGTGACGATCGGCCTTGTAGCCGGCGGCGCTGCTGCGATTCAATATTTCAGCGCCATGGACTGGGGCGGCGTTAAGTCAGAGGAGACTCTGAAGCGAGAAGCCGAGCTCGTTCAGGCGGTTGTCGCCAAATGGGGTGACGCGCTGCCGGCGCTCAAAGCTTATAACGACGAGCGACAACGGCTTGCGGACAATAAAGACCGGCAAGCGGCAGCAGAGATTGCCGCCGACGAGCAGTGGACTGAACTGCGAAAGCAGCTTGGCGATGTCGATACGCAGATTGGCGACATCGTCATTCGCCTCAGCCAACTGGGGCAAGATACTGACAGAATCACCAGCCTTCAGAGCGCATTCAACGAACTAACTGCCGGCATTGATAACGGCAACGCGACCGCGGAGATGGCCGAGAAAGTGCAGCGGGAGCTCGCCGCGGTCATCGGGGACTACGCGACGCCCGAGCTTGAAAAGTATCTAAAAGTCTTTGAAGCTCTTATTCCGGCGATTAGCAGGGCGTCAGCCGAGGCGGGGAAGTACCGCCAAGAGGCGGCGCAGGCGGCCAGCGCCTCGCGCGGCTTCCGCATCAATAGCCCTGAGCAAGACGCGTATTTCGACTATCTTGACGAACAGCGTCGTAAGGCGAACGAAAACCCGACCGTCATCAACCCAGACGGCAGGCGCGTAGCTGTTCCGATACCTGGCACAAAGCCGATTCAGCTTGGCGACGAACCGGAAGACACCAAAAAAGAAGAAACGGCCGCGCAGCGCGCCGCGAACGCCTATCGCGACCTCATTAAGAGCGCAGACGATCGCATCGCGCAGTTGCAACTTGAAACGGAACTAACGGGCCAATACGGCATCCAGACTGATGCCGCACGATTCCGACTGGAACTGCTGCAGCAGGCGGAAGATAAGGGCCGATCGCTCAGTGCCGTGCAGCGAGCCGAGATTGAGAAGAAGGTTGAACTATACAGCAAGTTTTCGCAGGCGCTGGCCCAAGCCAAGCTGCAACAAGACTTGCTGGACGACTCAGTCTTCGCCGGCATGTCAAAGCAAGAGCAGGCAGTTAAGTTAAGGCTGCGCTCTTACGGCCTTGATGAAGACCTTGGCGGCAACAACGCGGCGATGATCCGCAACAGATTCCAGCAGGAGGAGTTGTCCGACCTTACCAAGTCGTTCCTCTCTGAATTCAGCAGCGGCATCCTCACTGGCGGTAAGAGCATCGGCGAGGCATTCGCTGATGCGGTCAAGAATGCCGCAGCCGCAGCCATGCAGAAGTCGCTGTACAGTCTGTTTGAGCAGATTGGCAATGCGCTTGCTTCGGCCCTTCTTGGTGGCGGCGGTAAGACTGGCGGCGTTGCGGCCGTCGCATCTTCTGCTGCATCGACATTTGCGGCTCCTGTGGGCGCCGTGACGCGTTCGGCTTTGCCTGCCATCGGTGGTTCAGTCGATAAAGCCATGGGCTTGTTAGGAGCCAATGAACGAACCAACGGTAGCTCGATCAACAGTTTCCTGAAGCAGGGCGGCGTCGACATAAATGCCGCTCAGACTGCTTGGTGCGCAGCGTTCGTCAATTCATCGCTCGAGCAGATCGGCGTGAAAGGGTCCGGGTCTCTTGTCGCCAATTCATTCCAGAATTGGGGAACGAAAATAGACCCATCGCAGGTTATGCGTGGCGACGTTCTGCTGCAATCGCGCGGTCTTGGCGCGGGGCAGACCGGCGGTCACGTTGGCTTTGCCACGGGCGCGTCTAGGGTTGCGAACGGTGGCCTGCAGCTTGAGATGCTGTCAGGCAACTCCGGCAACAGCGTCAGCAAGACGTGGGTCAATGCAGTTGAGTTACAGGCGCGTCGAGCCACTGAGGCATCGGCCGCTCTCGCAAAGGTCGGCGGGTCGGCGCAACAGGCAACGCAGGGACTTGGCCAGTTCGGCAGCGTCTTAGCAAACTCTGGCGGCGGCGGTGGTCTGTCATGGCTATCGATGCTTGCGGGCTCACCATTCGCTGGCTCAGCACAACTAGCCGCAAGTGGGGGGATAGGGCTGTTCGATAAGGGCGGCTACACCGGCACAGGCGGCAAGTACACACCTGCCGGCATTGTGCACAAGGGCGAGTACGTTTTCGACGCTACTGCGGTCAGCCGCATCGGTGTGCCTACGCTCGAGCGACTTCGCGGATACGCGAACGGCGGCCTGGTTGCCGCACCTCGCGCACCTCGTCTGAATGGTCGCGGCCTGGCGGCAAACAACAACGCACAGCCTGGCATTCTGCAGGTGCAAATCAGCGGCGCAAGCGGCGACGAGCACATCCGCACGCTGGTCAAGCAGGGTGTTGGCGAAGGGCTGAGCCAATACAACGAAAACCAGCGCCGTGGCGGCTTCGGCACCATGCAGAGCAGGTACACTAGCCAGAAGGGCTGA
- a CDS encoding YbjQ family protein, which produces MAYCKECGAAKPDHQVQLGVCDECFNYSSRKQSTASAASPPTAASNHNIILTTSIDVPNRSIERVVSIVAAEAALGMNVFRDIANNWRDFVGGRSNSAQESLKEARTACLNELKREASALGADAVIAVDLDYNELSTGGAGILFVAASGTAVKLAPVRPAP; this is translated from the coding sequence ATGGCTTATTGCAAAGAGTGCGGAGCGGCGAAGCCGGACCACCAAGTGCAACTTGGCGTCTGCGATGAATGCTTCAATTACTCGAGTAGGAAACAGTCCACGGCGAGTGCGGCGAGTCCGCCGACCGCCGCCTCCAACCATAACATCATCCTGACGACGTCCATCGACGTTCCTAACCGATCAATCGAACGCGTGGTCTCGATCGTCGCGGCGGAGGCTGCGCTCGGAATGAACGTGTTTCGGGACATCGCAAACAACTGGCGCGACTTCGTAGGAGGAAGGTCTAACTCTGCTCAGGAGTCACTGAAGGAGGCGCGTACAGCATGCCTCAACGAGCTCAAACGAGAAGCCTCGGCGCTTGGCGCTGACGCGGTCATCGCCGTAGATCTCGATTACAATGAGCTTTCCACAGGTGGTGCCGGCATTTTGTTCGTCGCTGCTAGCGGAACTGCTGTAAAGCTGGCGCCGGTGCGACCGGCGCCCTAG
- a CDS encoding phage tail assembly chaperone — translation MRIALGGLGWRPVDFWGATLTEFFEAIHGRNEANGVDEGPKPPSKGEMDALLAKYG, via the coding sequence ATGCGCATAGCGCTTGGTGGTCTTGGCTGGCGTCCCGTTGATTTCTGGGGCGCCACGCTAACCGAGTTCTTCGAAGCAATCCACGGACGTAACGAGGCCAATGGCGTCGACGAGGGACCGAAGCCGCCGTCGAAGGGCGAGATGGATGCTCTGCTGGCGAAGTATGGCTAG
- a CDS encoding phage tail tube protein, protein MATGQQLGRSLLIKIGDGNTPEVFSNLCGLKTRSFNMSANEVDTTIPSCTNPGGPVQKTSRPGISNRTFSGSGAFVAGAAMSAFMGYVRGSTAFNAQVIVPGDGTYEGSWMVTDFEFSGDVEPNMEFSATFVAADELTFTAEV, encoded by the coding sequence ATGGCAACTGGACAGCAGCTCGGCCGCTCTCTTTTGATTAAGATCGGTGATGGCAACACGCCGGAAGTCTTCAGCAATCTCTGCGGTCTGAAGACGCGCAGTTTCAATATGTCGGCAAACGAAGTCGACACGACCATCCCGAGCTGCACGAATCCTGGCGGCCCGGTGCAGAAAACCAGCCGCCCCGGCATTTCCAACCGCACGTTCAGCGGCTCCGGCGCATTCGTCGCCGGCGCAGCCATGAGTGCGTTCATGGGCTACGTCCGCGGCTCCACTGCTTTCAACGCGCAGGTGATCGTTCCCGGCGACGGAACTTACGAAGGCTCTTGGATGGTGACGGACTTCGAATTCAGCGGCGACGTCGAGCCGAACATGGAGTTCAGCGCGACCTTCGTTGCTGCCGACGAACTGACGTTCACGGCCGAAGTGTAA
- a CDS encoding DUF3168 domain-containing protein, protein MALINGVYDQPPDAAFGTPKESYVTIGEAQFLRDDATCISGGEVYLTLHAWSRKVGYPVAKQIADAVAESLHLAPFTLATNRLISIMHRQTRVFRDPDGLTSHAVIDFVANVEKP, encoded by the coding sequence ATGGCGCTGATCAACGGTGTTTACGATCAACCACCCGATGCGGCATTCGGCACGCCAAAGGAATCGTATGTCACGATCGGCGAGGCGCAGTTTCTACGCGACGACGCGACATGCATTAGCGGCGGCGAAGTTTACCTGACGCTTCACGCCTGGTCGCGCAAAGTTGGATACCCCGTAGCAAAGCAAATAGCCGACGCAGTCGCGGAAAGCCTGCATCTGGCGCCGTTCACGCTCGCAACAAATCGCCTAATCTCAATCATGCACCGTCAGACGCGAGTTTTTCGCGACCCAGACGGGCTGACTAGCCACGCCGTCATCGACTTCGTGGCCAACGTCGAGAAGCCCTAG
- a CDS encoding HK97 gp10 family phage protein: protein MALKAKVLGREALTRRLNELAPAVEKYAAEAKLEIAKEAATRIAAKAPRGATGDYAASIQGARLSDNPDKRQVGVTQTKDKDAAGIFAKFIWRFLEFGTAPHNVAPGGGNISFSGEAHMHPGTAAQPHVFHTWRAYRKAARRKLLAAVNKGVREAQGKR from the coding sequence ATGGCGCTGAAGGCGAAGGTCCTGGGCCGCGAGGCCCTTACGCGCAGGTTGAACGAGTTGGCGCCCGCTGTCGAGAAGTACGCAGCGGAGGCAAAGCTCGAGATCGCGAAGGAAGCCGCCACGCGGATTGCCGCTAAGGCGCCACGCGGCGCAACTGGCGACTATGCTGCCAGTATTCAAGGAGCGCGGCTATCCGACAACCCAGACAAGCGGCAGGTCGGCGTGACACAGACGAAAGACAAGGACGCTGCCGGCATCTTTGCCAAGTTCATTTGGCGTTTTTTGGAGTTCGGGACTGCTCCGCACAATGTCGCGCCGGGTGGCGGCAACATCAGTTTTAGCGGCGAAGCACACATGCATCCCGGCACAGCGGCGCAACCGCACGTCTTTCATACGTGGCGAGCCTATCGCAAGGCGGCGCGACGCAAGCTGTTGGCAGCCGTCAACAAGGGCGTGCGGGAAGCACAGGGTAAGCGCTGA
- a CDS encoding head-tail adaptor protein, with protein sequence MAKKPSIGRMREKLHFQKREIVDDSYGNEVAGPFETVFTTAAELIPLRGGEPVQAARLVGVQPYTVRIRSCVAAREVTPSWRIVDARNASRVMNIRTVTNPDQKNAWLDLLVDDGVAT encoded by the coding sequence ATGGCCAAGAAGCCTAGCATCGGCCGCATGCGCGAGAAGCTGCACTTTCAAAAACGAGAAATCGTTGATGATTCTTACGGCAATGAGGTCGCGGGGCCGTTTGAAACTGTCTTCACCACGGCCGCCGAACTGATCCCGCTGCGAGGTGGTGAACCTGTGCAGGCGGCCAGGCTGGTTGGCGTGCAGCCGTACACGGTTCGAATTCGCAGTTGTGTTGCTGCGCGTGAGGTGACCCCATCATGGCGCATCGTAGATGCTCGCAACGCGTCGCGCGTCATGAATATCAGGACCGTTACCAACCCAGATCAGAAGAATGCCTGGCTCGATCTGCTTGTCGACGATGGGGTGGCCACATAA
- a CDS encoding head-tail connector protein — protein MNEWTRLVRTVAPAGPAVTLAEAKRHLRVFHDDDDADITSMVAAAEATIEGPNGIGIALLSQTWRLSLDHFPCEIVVPLGPVTGVTSVTYRDGAGVDQSVSGLRYDLDQQPLRIWPARDTSWPSVACEPGAVKVTFECGHQTLPQDLRWALLLLVGHFYENREAVADGGLSDLPLGVASILERYRVGRVA, from the coding sequence ATGAACGAATGGACACGGCTGGTAAGGACGGTTGCGCCGGCAGGACCGGCCGTGACCCTTGCAGAGGCGAAGCGCCATCTGCGCGTCTTCCACGACGATGACGACGCTGACATTACGTCTATGGTCGCCGCCGCGGAGGCGACCATCGAAGGCCCTAACGGCATCGGTATCGCCCTGCTTTCGCAGACCTGGCGACTGTCGCTTGACCACTTTCCATGTGAGATCGTCGTTCCGCTTGGCCCGGTAACCGGCGTCACGTCAGTCACGTACCGTGACGGTGCTGGCGTCGACCAGTCTGTGTCGGGTTTGCGTTACGACCTAGACCAGCAGCCGCTGCGGATTTGGCCTGCGCGAGACACATCGTGGCCGTCAGTCGCGTGCGAACCGGGGGCGGTGAAGGTCACATTTGAATGCGGTCACCAAACGTTGCCGCAGGATCTCCGATGGGCGCTGCTGCTCCTTGTTGGCCACTTCTATGAGAACCGGGAAGCGGTGGCGGACGGCGGCTTGTCAGATTTGCCGCTGGGCGTCGCATCAATTCTTGAACGCTACAGAGTCGGCCGGGTGGCCTGA
- a CDS encoding phage major capsid protein, with the protein MSKITELREKQQKLVADARALLADIKDDTPEARVSELESQHDTAMAEYDRLEARIKREEALEARERDLNAADDRRPTGENRSVQGGRQENVDEARAAAFRSYLRHGLEDMPAEERKVVREMRAQAVGTDSKGGYLVPEGFMAELVKSLKAWGPMLDPGVTRVLTTTAGNSIPWPTMDDTSNEGALIGENTQVSETEVAFGTKTLEAYKYTSGVVLVSAELLQDSAIDVEGTVRSAMAERIGRIGNRHLTVGDGSAKPNGIVTAATAVTGVAAAAALTFDDMIELFHAVDPAYRDDPSVRFMFNDGTLKSLRKIKDTVTGNYIWQPADVRTGAPATILDKPYSINQAMAAIGASNKSVAFGAFNRYVVRMVREFAIRRLVERYANYDQTGFIGFTRLDGELLDAGAVKVLQHAAS; encoded by the coding sequence ATGTCCAAGATTACTGAACTGCGCGAAAAGCAGCAGAAACTCGTTGCTGACGCTCGCGCCCTCCTTGCCGACATCAAGGACGATACTCCGGAGGCTCGCGTTTCTGAGCTCGAATCTCAGCACGACACCGCTATGGCCGAGTACGACCGCCTTGAAGCGCGCATCAAGCGCGAAGAGGCTCTGGAAGCGCGCGAGCGCGACTTGAACGCCGCTGACGATCGCCGCCCGACGGGTGAAAATCGATCGGTTCAGGGTGGCCGGCAGGAGAATGTAGACGAAGCCCGCGCTGCGGCCTTCCGGAGCTATCTCCGTCATGGCCTCGAAGACATGCCCGCTGAGGAGCGGAAGGTCGTTCGCGAGATGCGCGCTCAGGCTGTTGGTACTGATTCCAAGGGCGGCTACCTTGTGCCGGAAGGCTTCATGGCCGAACTGGTCAAGTCGCTCAAGGCTTGGGGTCCCATGCTGGATCCAGGCGTTACGCGTGTGCTCACGACCACTGCCGGCAATTCAATTCCGTGGCCGACGATGGACGACACCTCTAACGAGGGCGCGCTTATCGGCGAAAACACGCAGGTCAGCGAGACGGAAGTGGCATTCGGCACGAAGACGCTCGAGGCCTACAAGTACACCTCTGGTGTCGTGCTGGTCTCGGCAGAGCTTCTGCAGGATTCGGCTATCGACGTCGAAGGGACCGTACGTTCCGCAATGGCGGAGCGCATCGGGCGCATCGGCAACCGCCACCTGACTGTGGGCGACGGTTCCGCGAAGCCGAACGGCATCGTCACGGCAGCCACCGCTGTGACCGGCGTTGCTGCTGCCGCTGCGCTCACCTTCGACGACATGATCGAACTGTTCCACGCAGTCGATCCGGCGTACCGCGACGACCCGTCGGTTCGCTTCATGTTCAACGACGGCACACTTAAATCGCTTCGGAAGATCAAAGATACGGTCACCGGAAATTATATCTGGCAGCCGGCCGATGTGAGGACTGGCGCCCCGGCGACCATTCTCGACAAGCCATATTCAATCAACCAGGCGATGGCTGCAATCGGCGCATCCAACAAGTCCGTCGCGTTTGGCGCGTTCAATCGCTACGTCGTCCGTATGGTTCGTGAGTTCGCGATCCGCCGCCTCGTCGAGCGCTATGCTAATTACGACCAGACCGGTTTCATCGGCTTCACTCGCCTCGACGGCGAGCTGCTCGATGCCGGCGCAGTCAAAGTTCTACAGCACGCTGCATCCTAA
- a CDS encoding HK97 family phage prohead protease: MTKIEKRGGTLGVETRAADEKRTLVGYAAIFNSDADIGGWWTERIAPGAFAEAIAGDVRALVDHDAGRVIGRTKSGTLRLSEDSRGLAVEVDVPNTTDGNDLWELVERGDISGMSFGFAVKHDEWDETGEMPIRTIHKVELYEVSAVAWPAYDDTELGKRSLQEWRDARSANEENTDPAAAPVSRAAHRARLKMGLDLRVRSTR, translated from the coding sequence ATGACCAAGATTGAGAAGCGTGGCGGCACGCTTGGAGTTGAAACGCGTGCCGCCGATGAAAAGCGCACGCTGGTCGGGTACGCAGCAATCTTTAATTCGGACGCCGATATCGGTGGCTGGTGGACGGAGCGCATCGCGCCTGGTGCCTTTGCCGAAGCGATCGCAGGCGACGTCAGAGCGCTAGTCGACCACGATGCCGGCCGCGTCATTGGGCGCACGAAGAGCGGTACCCTTCGCTTGTCGGAGGATTCGCGTGGGCTCGCCGTCGAGGTCGATGTTCCGAACACGACCGATGGCAACGATCTTTGGGAACTTGTCGAGCGGGGCGATATTTCGGGGATGAGCTTCGGCTTTGCCGTGAAGCATGATGAGTGGGATGAAACTGGCGAGATGCCAATCCGCACCATTCACAAGGTCGAACTCTACGAGGTGTCGGCGGTCGCGTGGCCAGCCTACGACGATACCGAGCTCGGAAAGCGTTCGCTGCAAGAGTGGCGGGACGCTCGTTCTGCTAACGAAGAAAACACAGATCCGGCGGCAGCGCCGGTAAGCAGGGCGGCCCACAGAGCCCGCCTGAAAATGGGCCTTGATCTCAGGGTCCGCAGCACGCGCTGA
- a CDS encoding phage portal protein gives MPLSDVNAWRTLMGEWHGVAGVVVTHETALEVPAVWCAVNFIANTIASLPLQVFRKSGEGRDTVESDPLYGILHDAPNDELTSFMWRKGMMINVLLRGRGVSFIERNKAGRVMNIWPLDTDKLTIERKSGRKLYHYDDGGRKVTYAANEVLDLTFMLKPDGVSHVDPVTKLRGAVGLSLALDEYARKFFANGGVPPLALYGPMPSPAAATRASQDVEKAVRDANAERRNVMIMPTGHELKAVGVDPQKSQMVEARRMQIEEIARIYGIPPVFLQDLTHGTFSNTEQQDLNLVKHLISQWVKAWEQELNLKLFTARNRTKFVSFNIDGLLRGDFKTRMEGYATAIQNAINTPDEVRGMENWPAHGGEAEKLHIQGATVPLGMQSTAAAPPANDNNPDDEANAA, from the coding sequence GTGCCGCTCTCCGACGTCAATGCCTGGCGCACGCTGATGGGCGAGTGGCACGGTGTGGCTGGAGTTGTCGTGACGCACGAAACGGCGCTTGAGGTGCCGGCAGTGTGGTGTGCGGTGAATTTCATTGCCAACACGATCGCCAGTCTTCCGCTGCAGGTGTTTAGAAAGAGCGGAGAGGGGCGCGACACCGTCGAGTCTGACCCGCTCTACGGCATCCTGCATGATGCTCCTAACGACGAGCTTACTTCGTTCATGTGGCGCAAGGGCATGATGATCAACGTCCTGCTGCGTGGTCGCGGTGTTTCGTTCATCGAGCGAAATAAGGCCGGCAGGGTGATGAACATCTGGCCCCTCGACACCGACAAGTTGACGATTGAGCGCAAGAGCGGCCGCAAGCTTTACCACTACGATGACGGCGGGCGGAAAGTCACCTATGCAGCCAACGAAGTCCTCGACCTGACTTTCATGCTGAAACCAGACGGCGTCTCGCACGTCGATCCGGTGACGAAGTTGAGAGGTGCTGTCGGACTTTCGCTTGCACTCGACGAGTATGCTCGCAAATTCTTCGCGAACGGCGGGGTTCCTCCGCTGGCACTCTATGGCCCGATGCCTTCACCCGCAGCCGCAACGAGAGCATCGCAGGACGTCGAGAAGGCCGTTCGAGACGCCAACGCCGAGCGTCGAAACGTCATGATCATGCCGACAGGGCATGAATTGAAAGCTGTAGGCGTCGATCCGCAGAAATCGCAGATGGTCGAGGCCAGGCGGATGCAGATCGAAGAGATCGCCCGCATTTACGGCATCCCGCCAGTGTTCCTGCAGGATCTTACCCACGGCACGTTCAGCAATACGGAACAACAGGATCTGAATCTTGTGAAACACCTTATCTCACAGTGGGTTAAGGCGTGGGAGCAGGAGTTAAATCTGAAGCTGTTCACGGCGCGGAACCGTACCAAATTCGTATCGTTCAATATCGACGGCCTCCTGCGCGGCGACTTCAAAACGCGCATGGAAGGCTACGCTACGGCCATCCAGAATGCCATCAACACACCCGATGAGGTGCGCGGTATGGAGAACTGGCCAGCGCATGGCGGAGAGGCTGAAAAGCTTCACATCCAAGGCGCTACAGTCCCTCTCGGCATGCAAAGCACGGCAGCAGCGCCGCCAGCCAACGATAACAATCCAGACGACGAGGCCAACGCCGCATGA